A region of Frederiksenia canicola DNA encodes the following proteins:
- a CDS encoding MFS transporter → MKNTPRNIAVATMVGTAIEYFDNYIYAMAAVLVFNSQFFNSNDPLANDLYALSTLALTFFARPIGAILFGHFGDKIGRKKTLVASLLLMGISTIAIGLLPTYRDIGIWATLFLCLCRVGQGIGLGGEWAGAALVAVENSPKEKRAWYGIFPQLGAPIGLLLANGAFFLVGAIFGQNALVEWAWRIPFISSIVLVVIGLYLRAKLNESHVFMQAEQQGKTVAVPLKTIFKHHLKPFTVGMLIAASGYVLFYILVAFAQLYAKNAPALSAAGHPLGLGIPASTFTTFLLITSVIFGISIALSGVYAHKVGRRNLLLWSTLAMAIFGLALPLFLHNGTPTSVFWFLAIGFVIQGLTFGPMAVLLPELFPTQVRYSGAALSYTIAGIVGGSLFTVFSVKINANFGLIGIGLYLTAISLISCLALWRLAETTQLELTEI, encoded by the coding sequence ATGAAAAATACTCCACGCAATATCGCGGTGGCGACAATGGTCGGCACTGCGATTGAGTATTTCGACAACTACATCTATGCCATGGCAGCAGTGTTAGTGTTCAATTCGCAATTTTTTAACAGCAACGACCCGCTTGCCAATGACTTGTATGCCCTTTCCACACTGGCACTAACCTTTTTTGCTCGGCCGATTGGGGCGATATTGTTTGGGCATTTTGGCGATAAAATCGGACGAAAGAAAACCTTGGTGGCATCGTTACTGTTAATGGGGATTTCAACCATTGCGATTGGCTTATTGCCGACCTATCGTGACATCGGCATTTGGGCCACACTGTTTTTGTGCTTGTGTCGTGTTGGGCAAGGCATCGGACTGGGTGGTGAATGGGCAGGTGCGGCATTGGTCGCCGTGGAAAATTCGCCGAAAGAGAAACGAGCATGGTACGGCATTTTCCCCCAACTTGGGGCCCCGATTGGCTTGTTACTCGCAAACGGTGCATTTTTCTTAGTGGGGGCGATTTTCGGTCAGAACGCGTTAGTGGAATGGGCATGGCGAATTCCATTTATTTCATCGATCGTGCTGGTGGTGATTGGCTTGTACTTGCGGGCAAAATTGAATGAAAGCCACGTGTTTATGCAAGCGGAACAGCAAGGCAAAACCGTTGCCGTGCCGCTTAAAACTATTTTCAAGCATCATCTCAAGCCGTTTACGGTGGGAATGTTGATTGCCGCTTCAGGCTATGTGCTCTTCTATATTTTAGTCGCTTTCGCTCAACTTTACGCCAAAAACGCCCCAGCCTTATCAGCCGCAGGGCATCCGCTTGGCTTAGGCATTCCCGCCAGCACCTTCACGACCTTTTTGCTGATTACCTCGGTGATTTTCGGCATTTCCATTGCGTTATCGGGCGTGTACGCTCACAAAGTTGGGCGGCGAAACTTGTTGTTGTGGTCCACTCTCGCAATGGCGATATTTGGCTTGGCTCTACCGCTATTTTTACACAATGGTACGCCGACGAGCGTGTTCTGGTTCTTGGCGATTGGCTTTGTGATCCAAGGGCTGACTTTCGGCCCCATGGCGGTGCTGTTGCCCGAGCTGTTCCCAACCCAAGTTCGCTATTCAGGTGCGGCATTGTCGTACACCATCGCAGGCATCGTGGGTGGCAGCCTGTTTACCGTGTTCTCGGTCAAAATCAATGCCAATTTTGGCCTCATCGGCATCGGTCTTTATCTCACCGCCATCTCGCTGATTTCGTGCCTAGCCCTATGGCGATTGGCCGAAACGACGCAGTTGGAATTAACAGAAATCTAA
- the thiE gene encoding thiamine phosphate synthase: MQATFDVRAAMRLYFVAGSQDVAHLSGNPADNLLKVLEQALQAGITCYQFREKGAKSLQDPTACKALAIRCRDLCRQHNVPFVIDDNVKLAIEVGADGIHVGQSDMSPAEAKQRSGGKCVVGTSVNTLAQGLVAQADPHVDYFGVGPIFPTFSKEDPKPVVTPDFVTTIRQNNIDKPIVAIGGIGVDTAAMLRAKGADGVAVISAIARAEDIFATVKELLR, translated from the coding sequence ATGCAAGCTACATTTGATGTGCGGGCGGCGATGCGGCTCTATTTTGTTGCAGGGTCGCAAGATGTGGCACATTTAAGCGGTAATCCTGCCGACAATTTGCTGAAAGTATTGGAACAGGCATTGCAGGCGGGGATCACTTGCTATCAATTTCGTGAGAAAGGTGCAAAATCTTTACAAGATCCAACCGCTTGTAAAGCCTTAGCGATCCGCTGTCGTGACCTTTGCCGCCAGCACAATGTGCCTTTTGTGATCGATGATAATGTCAAACTGGCGATCGAAGTGGGGGCGGATGGCATTCACGTTGGGCAAAGCGATATGTCCCCAGCGGAAGCAAAACAGCGTTCCGGCGGAAAATGTGTTGTCGGCACCTCGGTCAATACCTTAGCACAAGGTTTGGTCGCACAAGCCGATCCGCATGTGGACTATTTCGGCGTCGGTCCGATCTTCCCGACCTTTTCCAAAGAAGATCCGAAACCGGTAGTCACACCTGACTTTGTGACCACCATTCGCCAGAACAACATCGACAAGCCGATCGTTGCCATTGGCGGTATTGGCGTGGACACTGCGGCAATGTTACGTGCCAAAGGGGCGGACGGTGTGGCGGTGATTTCGGCGATCGCTCGAGCGGAAGATATTTTTGCGACAGTGAAGGAGTTGTTACGATGA
- the thiD gene encoding bifunctional hydroxymethylpyrimidine kinase/phosphomethylpyrimidine kinase, with translation MNNISIALTIAGSDNSGGAGCQADLKTFQMQHVFGMTAITAITVQNSLGVYDIHPVPLHIIEGQLKAIADDYHVNAFKIGMLGNSEIIQCIANSLQKYQFGKMVLDPVMYAKGGAALLEPDAVEALRTLLVPNAEVITPNLPEAEALTEVKIVDDRTACLAAEKLLNMGVKNVLIKGGHSQNSQSDVCRDWLFTQNDMLRLDSPRFNTRHTHGTGCTFSACIAAELAKGESVKSAVQTAKDFITAAISHSLNIGHGHGPTNHWAYSQWKK, from the coding sequence ATGAATAACATTTCTATCGCCTTAACTATCGCAGGTTCAGACAACTCTGGCGGTGCAGGCTGTCAAGCGGATCTCAAGACCTTCCAAATGCAACATGTGTTTGGAATGACCGCCATCACCGCCATTACCGTGCAAAACAGTCTCGGTGTTTACGATATTCACCCTGTGCCACTGCACATTATTGAAGGACAGTTGAAAGCCATTGCCGATGATTATCACGTGAATGCGTTCAAAATTGGCATGCTTGGCAACAGCGAAATTATCCAGTGTATCGCCAACAGCTTGCAAAAATACCAGTTCGGTAAAATGGTGCTAGACCCTGTGATGTACGCCAAAGGTGGTGCCGCGTTGCTCGAACCCGATGCGGTGGAAGCATTACGCACGCTATTAGTGCCGAACGCCGAAGTGATTACCCCCAATCTGCCTGAAGCAGAAGCCTTAACCGAGGTAAAAATTGTCGATGATCGCACCGCTTGTTTGGCGGCAGAAAAGCTACTCAACATGGGCGTGAAAAACGTGCTGATCAAAGGTGGACATAGCCAAAATTCGCAAAGCGACGTGTGTCGGGATTGGTTGTTTACTCAAAATGATATGCTGCGACTCGATAGCCCACGTTTCAACACTCGCCACACCCACGGCACAGGCTGCACCTTCTCCGCCTGCATTGCCGCTGAATTGGCGAAGGGCGAAAGCGTCAAAAGTGCAGTGCAAACGGCAAAAGATTTCATTACCGCCGCCATCAGCCATTCATTGAACATCGGTCACGGACACGGCCCAACAAACCATTGGGCATATTCGCAATGGAAAAAATAA
- the thiM gene encoding hydroxyethylthiazole kinase gives MQSKFLSRLRERNPLVHNITNIVAANFSANGLLAIGASPIMSANLEEMVEVPKISQALVINIGTLLGKEIDAMVLAGKTANEIGIPVVLDPVGVGATTFRQQTVSALLNQVKFTAIRGNAGELAYLANVQWAAKGVDAGNGKANLGEIAHKVARQYGCIAIISGETDFISDGSRLAKLQNGTPLFPKITASGCLLSAICGAFLAVAEPQDYFAALIEGCSAYAIAGEIAAEPLSATQNGQFFVGLLDQLACLSPEHLNQYARISYE, from the coding sequence ATGCAATCCAAATTCCTTTCCAGACTCCGCGAACGCAATCCATTGGTGCATAACATCACCAATATCGTGGCAGCGAACTTTTCGGCAAATGGGCTACTCGCAATCGGGGCATCGCCGATAATGTCTGCTAACCTCGAAGAAATGGTAGAAGTACCGAAAATCAGCCAAGCCCTTGTGATCAATATCGGCACACTGCTCGGTAAAGAGATCGATGCAATGGTGTTGGCGGGCAAAACGGCTAATGAAATCGGCATTCCTGTGGTGCTTGATCCCGTTGGTGTAGGGGCGACCACGTTCCGCCAACAGACCGTCTCGGCGTTGCTCAACCAAGTGAAATTCACGGCCATTCGTGGCAACGCTGGCGAATTGGCGTATTTGGCTAATGTGCAGTGGGCAGCAAAAGGCGTGGATGCAGGCAATGGCAAAGCGAATTTAGGCGAAATCGCCCATAAAGTCGCTCGTCAATATGGCTGTATTGCGATTATCAGCGGAGAAACCGATTTTATTAGCGACGGCTCCCGCCTTGCCAAACTGCAAAACGGTACGCCATTGTTTCCCAAAATCACCGCATCAGGCTGCTTACTGAGTGCGATTTGCGGAGCATTTCTAGCGGTTGCAGAGCCACAAGACTACTTTGCGGCACTGATCGAAGGCTGCTCTGCCTATGCGATTGCAGGCGAAATTGCCGCCGAACCGCTGAGTGCTACTCAAAACGGACAATTTTTCGTTGGTTTGCTCGATCAACTGGCCTGCCTTTCCCCTGAACACCTCAATCAATATGCAAGGATTTCCTATGAATAA
- a CDS encoding ABC transporter substrate-binding protein — MKTLTALLSAAMLCFSTPATAKEKLTLLLDWFVNPDHAALIVAQQKGFFANNDLEVEIVEPADPSMPPKLVAAGKADLAVDYQPQLQLAVPNGLPLVRVGTLISTPLNTLTFLESSHIKTLADLKGKKVGYSVSGFEDVLLSAMLADAGLSVNDVEKVNVNWSLSPSLISGKVDAIIGGYRNVELNQLKLEKHPGKAFYPEEHGVPVYDELILVANKHTMPKAKISAFLTALEQATVYTLNHPEEAWEAYVSYKPKELDTELNRLAWRDTLPRLTHRPRALDTARYEKMAAFLQQHQLTDKVLPVADYAVEIK; from the coding sequence ATGAAAACACTGACCGCACTTTTGAGTGCCGCCATGCTCTGTTTCAGCACCCCAGCCACTGCCAAAGAGAAACTCACCTTGTTACTCGATTGGTTTGTGAACCCTGACCACGCGGCGTTGATTGTCGCACAACAAAAAGGCTTTTTTGCCAATAACGATCTAGAAGTGGAAATAGTAGAACCTGCCGATCCGTCAATGCCTCCCAAATTGGTTGCGGCAGGCAAAGCGGATTTGGCGGTGGACTATCAGCCGCAATTGCAACTTGCCGTACCGAACGGCTTACCGTTGGTGCGAGTTGGTACACTGATTTCCACCCCGTTAAATACCCTGACTTTCTTAGAAAGTAGCCATATCAAAACGTTGGCGGATCTGAAAGGCAAAAAAGTCGGCTATTCCGTCAGCGGCTTTGAAGATGTGCTACTTTCGGCAATGTTGGCAGATGCAGGGCTTTCGGTAAACGATGTGGAAAAAGTGAACGTAAACTGGTCACTTTCTCCGTCGTTAATCAGCGGCAAAGTGGATGCGATTATTGGCGGCTATCGTAATGTGGAGCTTAACCAGCTCAAACTCGAAAAACACCCAGGAAAGGCGTTCTACCCTGAAGAGCACGGCGTGCCCGTGTATGACGAGCTGATTTTAGTGGCGAACAAACACACCATGCCAAAAGCAAAAATCTCCGCATTTTTGACCGCTTTGGAGCAAGCCACCGTTTACACCTTAAATCACCCAGAAGAAGCGTGGGAAGCCTATGTGAGCTATAAGCCAAAAGAGCTCGACACCGAACTCAACCGTTTGGCGTGGCGAGACACTTTACCACGTCTTACCCACCGCCCACGTGCGTTGGATACGGCCCGCTACGAAAAAATGGCAGCATTCCTGCAACAACATCAACTCACCGACAAGGTGCTGCCCGTGGCGGATTATGCGGTGGAAATTAAATAG
- the tenA gene encoding thiaminase II, protein MSITQTLIKNAQPYWENYIEHPFVQQLENGTLPLMNFQHYLKQDYLYLLHYNRAFALAIYKADNFTQMEIAHQSVAALLHEIQLHIGFCKEWGIDEKTLLATPESAACVAYTRYVLDCGMVGGLPELYAAIAPCAIGYAEIGRNLATRGRSPAENPYQVWIEMYASAEFQHATQALADNLDLLCQGLDEARLAKIQQIFNTATRMEVAFWQMGLDLS, encoded by the coding sequence ATGTCCATCACACAAACACTGATTAAAAATGCCCAGCCATACTGGGAAAACTACATTGAACATCCCTTTGTGCAACAGCTTGAAAATGGCACCTTGCCCTTAATGAATTTTCAACATTACTTAAAACAGGATTACCTCTATCTATTGCATTACAACCGAGCTTTTGCTTTGGCAATTTACAAGGCGGATAACTTCACTCAAATGGAAATCGCACATCAGTCAGTAGCCGCCTTGTTGCACGAAATTCAGTTACATATCGGCTTTTGCAAAGAATGGGGTATTGATGAAAAAACCTTGCTCGCTACGCCTGAGTCGGCGGCGTGTGTTGCCTATACCCGCTATGTGTTGGATTGCGGAATGGTGGGCGGTTTACCTGAACTCTATGCGGCGATTGCCCCCTGTGCGATTGGCTATGCCGAAATTGGGCGGAATTTGGCGACCCGCGGTCGCAGTCCTGCCGAGAACCCGTATCAAGTTTGGATTGAGATGTACGCCTCCGCAGAATTTCAACACGCCACCCAAGCTCTTGCCGACAATTTAGATTTGCTCTGCCAAGGGCTTGATGAAGCACGCCTTGCCAAAATTCAACAGATTTTCAACACCGCCACTCGAATGGAAGTGGCATTTTGGCAAATGGGATTAGATTTAAGTTAA
- a CDS encoding ABC transporter permease → MSLRALFKSALLSLMLLALWQAVVSLFALPHYLLPPPANVFAQFGSHAEMLWSHTQITLLEIFLGLTLGFALGLSSALLLALSPRLANLLLPLLVISQAIPVFAIAPLLVLWFGYGLASKIAMTILIIYFPVTAACYDGLRNTPKPWLELAKTMQISPLAMLFRVRLPAALPSLASGLRIAVSVAPIGAVVGEWVGSSQGLGYLMLHANARMQVDLMFSALLILLVIALLLYFSVDYGLRKAVPWVGKVG, encoded by the coding sequence ATGAGTTTGCGAGCGTTGTTCAAATCCGCCTTATTGAGCCTAATGCTACTCGCCTTATGGCAAGCGGTTGTCAGCCTGTTTGCCTTGCCACACTATTTACTGCCACCACCCGCGAACGTTTTCGCCCAATTCGGCTCCCACGCCGAAATGCTGTGGTCGCACACCCAAATCACCCTGCTTGAAATTTTTTTAGGGCTAACGCTCGGTTTCGCCCTAGGGCTAAGTTCCGCTCTGCTGCTTGCCCTCTCGCCACGGCTTGCCAATTTATTGCTGCCGCTATTGGTAATTTCCCAAGCGATTCCCGTCTTCGCCATTGCTCCACTGCTCGTACTGTGGTTCGGCTATGGTCTAGCATCGAAAATTGCCATGACGATTTTAATCATCTATTTCCCTGTGACCGCCGCCTGCTATGACGGCCTACGCAACACACCAAAACCGTGGTTGGAATTGGCAAAAACGATGCAAATCTCACCGCTTGCAATGCTATTTCGAGTTCGCTTGCCTGCCGCCTTGCCGTCTTTGGCATCTGGGCTACGCATTGCGGTTTCCGTCGCCCCTATCGGGGCTGTGGTGGGCGAATGGGTTGGTTCATCGCAAGGCTTGGGATACTTAATGCTACACGCCAACGCCCGAATGCAAGTGGATTTAATGTTCTCTGCCTTGCTGATTTTGCTGGTGATTGCCTTACTACTCTACTTCAGCGTGGATTATGGACTACGCAAAGCGGTGCCGTGGGTGGGGAAAGTTGGATGA
- a CDS encoding ABC transporter ATP-binding protein: protein MCVQIAKLTLCFNAKPLFQQFDFQLNAGQWTVLLGKSGIGKSTLLRAIAGLEDDAIQAGNIVRQGNIAYMAQQDSLFPWLSVLDNVQLAHHLKGTKNTETTAHAKRLLSAVKMQSHADKACYQLSGGQRQRVALARVLMQQADIVLMDEPFSALDAVTRRQLQDLACELLREKTVLLITHDPQEAIRLGDQIVILQSQPATLSEPIIPQGKAPRELGDQALWQLQEKLLSALLEGDE, encoded by the coding sequence ATGTGTGTGCAGATCGCAAAGCTGACACTGTGTTTTAACGCAAAACCACTATTCCAGCAATTTGATTTTCAGTTAAATGCGGGGCAATGGACGGTGCTGCTCGGCAAATCGGGGATTGGTAAATCCACCTTGCTACGTGCGATTGCTGGCTTAGAAGACGATGCCATTCAGGCGGGCAACATCGTACGACAGGGCAACATCGCCTATATGGCACAGCAAGACTCACTGTTTCCTTGGCTATCCGTGCTGGATAACGTCCAACTTGCCCATCATCTCAAGGGCACGAAAAATACCGAAACCACCGCCCACGCCAAGCGGTTACTTTCTGCAGTAAAAATGCAATCCCATGCTGACAAAGCCTGCTACCAACTGTCAGGCGGGCAACGACAACGTGTGGCATTGGCTCGGGTATTAATGCAACAAGCAGATATTGTGCTGATGGACGAACCTTTTTCTGCACTCGATGCCGTTACCCGCCGTCAGTTGCAAGATCTCGCCTGTGAACTATTGCGAGAAAAAACGGTGTTGTTGATTACGCACGATCCGCAAGAAGCCATCCGCTTAGGTGATCAGATCGTTATTTTGCAATCTCAACCCGCCACCCTTTCTGAACCCATTATTCCACAAGGGAAGGCTCCACGGGAGCTTGGCGATCAAGCGTTATGGCAATTGCAAGAAAAATTGTTATCCGCATTGCTTGAGGGGGACGAATGA
- the asnA gene encoding aspartate--ammonia ligase — MKKSFILQQQEISFVKNTFTQNLIEQLDIIEVQGPILSEVGNGMQDNLSGIEKAVQVNVKCIPNARYEVVHSLAKWKRHTLARFQFKEGEGLFVHMKALRPDEDSLDPTHSVFVDQWDWEKVIPAGRRNFEYLKETVRSIYRAIRLTELAVEARFDIPSILPKQITFVHSEDLVTRYPNMTGKERENAICKEYGAVFLIGIGGKLSDGKPHDGRAPDYDDWTTESENGYKGLNGDILVWNAELGTAFELSSMGIRVDEKALRLQVSLTGDEARLEMDWHKDLLAGRLPLSIGGGIGQSRLAMLLLRKKHIGEVQSSVWPKAMLEQFENIL, encoded by the coding sequence ATGAAAAAATCATTTATTTTACAGCAACAAGAAATTAGCTTTGTTAAGAACACCTTTACCCAAAACTTAATCGAGCAGTTAGATATTATTGAAGTACAAGGCCCAATTTTGAGTGAAGTGGGTAACGGTATGCAAGACAACCTTTCTGGTATCGAAAAAGCGGTGCAAGTGAATGTCAAATGCATTCCAAATGCACGTTATGAAGTGGTTCACTCTCTGGCAAAATGGAAACGTCATACTCTGGCGCGTTTCCAATTTAAAGAAGGCGAGGGTTTATTCGTGCATATGAAAGCCCTGCGTCCAGATGAAGACTCGCTCGATCCAACGCACTCTGTCTTTGTGGATCAATGGGACTGGGAAAAAGTGATTCCAGCAGGACGTCGCAACTTTGAATACTTAAAAGAAACGGTACGTTCAATTTATCGTGCGATTCGTTTAACCGAACTGGCGGTAGAAGCCCGCTTTGATATTCCATCTATTTTGCCAAAACAAATTACCTTTGTTCACAGTGAAGACTTAGTTACACGCTATCCAAATATGACGGGCAAAGAGCGAGAGAATGCTATTTGTAAGGAATATGGTGCGGTATTCTTAATCGGTATTGGCGGCAAATTATCTGACGGCAAACCACACGACGGTCGAGCACCTGACTATGACGACTGGACAACGGAATCAGAAAACGGCTACAAAGGCTTAAACGGTGATATTTTAGTATGGAACGCCGAGCTCGGTACCGCATTTGAGCTTTCATCAATGGGGATTCGCGTAGATGAAAAAGCACTACGCTTACAAGTTTCTCTCACTGGCGACGAAGCTCGTTTAGAAATGGATTGGCACAAAGACTTATTAGCCGGTCGCCTACCGCTTTCTATCGGTGGCGGTATTGGTCAATCACGTTTAGCGATGCTTTTACTTCGTAAAAAACATATTGGTGAAGTGCAATCCAGCGTGTGGCCAAAAGCAATGTTAGAACAATTCGAGAACATTCTTTAA
- the asnC gene encoding transcriptional regulator AsnC, with product MHKNYQPTFQIDQLDQRILHVLTEDARTPYAEMAKNFGVSPGTIHVRVEKMRQAGIIEGTKLRINERKLGYDVCCFIGIILKSAKDYEKVIAKLREFDEVVEAYYTTGNYSIFLKVMTHTIEELHRVLATKIQLIEEIQSTETLISMQNPILRDIKP from the coding sequence ATGCATAAAAATTATCAACCGACCTTTCAAATTGATCAGCTTGACCAACGAATTTTGCACGTTTTAACCGAAGACGCTCGTACCCCTTACGCAGAAATGGCAAAAAATTTTGGGGTGAGCCCGGGGACGATTCACGTTCGTGTTGAAAAAATGCGTCAAGCAGGGATTATTGAAGGCACTAAATTACGGATTAATGAACGTAAACTGGGTTATGATGTTTGCTGCTTTATCGGCATTATTTTAAAAAGTGCAAAAGACTACGAAAAAGTGATTGCTAAATTACGCGAGTTTGATGAAGTGGTCGAAGCCTATTACACCACGGGCAACTATTCGATTTTCTTAAAAGTGATGACCCACACTATTGAAGAGCTGCACCGTGTGCTGGCGACTAAAATTCAGTTGATTGAAGAAATCCAATCTACCGAAACGCTCATCTCAATGCAAAATCCGATTCTGCGAGACATTAAGCCTTAG
- the udp gene encoding uridine phosphorylase, whose amino-acid sequence MSEVFHLGLTKAMLKGAKVAIVPGDPARSERIAAKMENPEFLVSTREFTSWLGYVNGQPIVVCSTGIGGPSVSICVEELAQLGVRSFLRIGTTGAIQPHINVGDVLVTTGAVRLDGASQHFAPLEYPAVANFEATNALYAAALNQGVTPYVGITASSDTFYPGQERYDTYSGKVWKHYQGSLKQWQELNVMNFEMESATLFTMCSALGLRAGMVSGVIVNRTQQEIPNEETIKGTESRAIDVVVEAAGKLALDN is encoded by the coding sequence ATGTCAGAAGTATTCCACTTGGGTTTAACCAAAGCGATGTTAAAAGGGGCAAAAGTGGCGATCGTTCCAGGCGATCCCGCTCGCAGTGAACGTATCGCAGCGAAAATGGAAAATCCAGAATTTTTAGTTTCAACCCGTGAATTTACCTCTTGGTTGGGCTATGTAAATGGTCAGCCAATTGTGGTTTGTTCAACAGGGATCGGCGGTCCGTCTGTGTCGATTTGTGTGGAAGAATTAGCCCAACTTGGCGTGCGTTCATTCCTACGTATCGGTACTACTGGAGCAATTCAGCCACATATTAATGTGGGCGATGTGCTTGTCACCACAGGGGCTGTGCGTTTAGACGGTGCAAGCCAACATTTCGCACCATTGGAATATCCAGCTGTGGCGAACTTTGAAGCGACCAACGCACTTTATGCCGCAGCATTAAATCAAGGTGTGACTCCATATGTGGGTATTACTGCATCATCTGACACTTTCTACCCTGGTCAAGAGCGTTACGACACTTACTCAGGCAAAGTGTGGAAACACTACCAAGGTTCACTCAAACAGTGGCAAGAACTGAATGTGATGAACTTTGAAATGGAATCTGCAACACTGTTCACCATGTGTTCTGCTCTCGGCTTGCGTGCGGGTATGGTTTCAGGGGTAATCGTAAACCGCACTCAACAAGAAATTCCAAATGAAGAAACCATCAAAGGCACCGAAAGCCGTGCGATTGATGTGGTGGTAGAAGCGGCTGGAAAATTGGCGTTAGATAACTAA